A single window of Micrococcaceae bacterium Sec5.1 DNA harbors:
- the rplD gene encoding 50S ribosomal protein L4, which translates to MTSTVKVDLPAEIFDVQTNVPLLHQVVVAQLAAARQGTHKTKTRAEVSGAGRKPFKQKGTGRARQGSIRAPHMTGGGVVHGPTPRDYSQRTPKKMKAAALRGALSDRARNGRIHVIAELVAGTKPSAKEALASLRAVSERKNLLVVIERANDVAALSVRNLADVHVLYADQLNTYDVLVSDDVVFTKAAFEAFVADKAKNEEASK; encoded by the coding sequence ATGACTAGCACTGTCAAGGTAGACCTGCCTGCAGAGATCTTCGACGTCCAGACCAACGTGCCGCTGCTGCACCAGGTCGTCGTCGCACAGCTCGCTGCTGCCCGCCAGGGTACCCACAAGACGAAGACCCGCGCCGAGGTTTCCGGTGCAGGTCGCAAGCCGTTCAAGCAGAAGGGCACCGGCCGCGCCCGTCAGGGTTCCATCCGTGCTCCTCACATGACCGGCGGTGGCGTTGTCCACGGTCCGACCCCTCGTGACTACAGCCAGCGCACCCCCAAGAAGATGAAGGCTGCTGCTCTCCGCGGCGCCCTGTCTGACCGCGCCCGCAACGGTCGCATCCACGTCATCGCTGAACTGGTAGCCGGCACCAAGCCGTCCGCCAAGGAAGCACTGGCTTCGCTGCGTGCAGTCTCCGAGCGCAAGAACCTGCTCGTTGTTATCGAGCGCGCCAACGACGTCGCTGCACTCTCCGTGCGCAACCTCGCAGATGTTCACGTTCTGTACGCAGACCAGCTGAACACCTACGACGTTCTCGTTTCCGACGACGTGGTCTTCACCAAGGCTGCTTTCGAGGCGTTCGTCGCTGACAAGGCTAAGAACGAGGAGGCCTCCAAGTGA
- the rplC gene encoding 50S ribosomal protein L3 has protein sequence MTATRNVKGLLGTKLGMTQVWDENNKLIPVTVVQADSNVITQLRNAEVDGYVAVQIGYGQIDPRKVTKPLAGHFEKAGVTPRRHVVELRTADAASYELGQELSVEIFEAGQKIDVVGTSKGKGFAGVMKRHGFHGVGASHGAHKNHRKPGSIGGASTPSRVFKGLKMAGRMGAERHTTLNLTVHAVDVEKSLLLIKGAVPGARGQVVLVRTAVKGA, from the coding sequence ATGACCGCAACCCGTAACGTAAAGGGCCTGCTGGGCACGAAGCTCGGCATGACCCAGGTCTGGGACGAGAACAACAAGCTCATCCCGGTAACCGTCGTCCAGGCTGACTCCAACGTCATCACCCAGCTGCGTAACGCAGAGGTAGATGGCTACGTCGCCGTCCAGATCGGCTACGGCCAGATCGATCCCCGCAAGGTCACCAAGCCGCTGGCTGGTCACTTTGAAAAGGCAGGCGTAACTCCTCGCCGCCACGTTGTCGAACTGCGTACCGCAGACGCCGCATCCTACGAGCTGGGCCAGGAGCTCTCTGTTGAGATCTTCGAAGCCGGCCAGAAGATCGACGTCGTCGGCACCTCCAAGGGCAAGGGCTTCGCCGGTGTTATGAAGCGTCACGGCTTCCACGGCGTTGGCGCTTCCCACGGTGCCCACAAGAACCACCGTAAGCCTGGCTCCATCGGTGGCGCATCCACCCCGAGCCGCGTCTTCAAGGGCCTGAAAATGGCCGGCCGCATGGGCGCCGAGCGTCACACGACGCTGAACCTCACGGTTCACGCTGTTGACGTTGAGAAGTCGCTGCTCCTTATCAAGGGTGCCGTCCCCGGTGCCCGCGGCCAGGTCGTACTCGTACGCACCGCCGTGAAGGGAGCCTAG
- the rpsJ gene encoding 30S ribosomal protein S10 — protein MAGQKIRIRLKSYDHEVIDVSARKIVETVTRAGATVVGPVPLPTEKNVYCVIRSPHKYKDSREHFEMRTHKRLIDIIDPTPKAVDSLMRLDLPADVNIEIKL, from the coding sequence ATGGCGGGACAAAAAATCCGCATCCGGCTGAAGTCATATGACCACGAGGTCATTGATGTTTCAGCGCGGAAGATCGTTGAGACGGTCACGCGCGCAGGCGCAACGGTAGTCGGCCCGGTGCCGCTTCCGACGGAGAAGAACGTGTACTGCGTTATCCGCTCTCCACACAAGTACAAGGACAGCCGTGAGCACTTCGAAATGCGTACTCACAAGCGTCTGATCGACATCATCGACCCCACGCCGAAGGCTGTTGACTCGCTTATGCGTCTCGACCTGCCTGCAGACGTGAACATCGAAATCAAGCTCTAG
- a CDS encoding GH1 family beta-glucosidase — MTAQDTGSVEDLAARLRPGFTLGVAAAAFQIEGSVTADGRGPSGWDAFAQKPGAIVDGDSPTIACDHYNRAHEDITLMQELGIDSYRFSLSWPRIQPGGKGGINQRGLDFYDRLIDKLLAAGISPMATLFHWDTPLELEHAGGWMNRDTAERFAVYCSAAAERFGDRVEHWVTMNEPVSVTLQGYALGVHAPGHQLLFDALPAAHHQLLGHGMAVRALRDAGVKGQIGISNMHSPVRPASNSLSDRLMAQSFDLLLNRIYADAVLLGQYPRPPLPMKPWFRSLGTIRDGDLELISQPLDFYGLNYYYPIKVAAGRGPAEIPTGTAVEMTKVPFHLAAYQEYETTGFGWPVAPEHLAVLLREMKDRYGEALPPVYITEGGASFPEPSHVDGPIQDHNRISYLAEHLGHALTATGPGGIAEDVQLRGYYVWTLLDNFEWAAGYSQRFGLVHVDFDTLERTPKDSFYWYRALGRARHREP; from the coding sequence ATGACCGCCCAGGATACGGGTTCCGTGGAAGATCTGGCCGCGCGCCTACGTCCAGGGTTCACGCTGGGAGTGGCGGCCGCCGCCTTCCAAATTGAAGGTTCTGTAACCGCTGATGGGCGGGGACCCTCGGGCTGGGATGCATTCGCGCAGAAGCCGGGGGCAATCGTCGACGGCGACTCCCCCACCATAGCGTGCGATCACTACAACCGCGCTCACGAAGATATCACCCTGATGCAGGAACTGGGCATCGACTCGTACCGCTTCTCCTTGTCCTGGCCAAGGATACAGCCGGGCGGCAAAGGTGGAATCAACCAGCGCGGGCTGGACTTCTACGATCGCTTGATCGACAAACTCCTTGCTGCCGGTATCTCGCCCATGGCAACCCTGTTCCATTGGGATACTCCCCTGGAACTTGAACACGCCGGCGGCTGGATGAATCGGGATACAGCGGAACGCTTTGCCGTTTATTGCAGCGCTGCAGCGGAGCGCTTTGGGGACCGCGTGGAGCACTGGGTCACCATGAACGAACCAGTTTCCGTCACGCTCCAGGGCTATGCTTTGGGCGTCCACGCCCCCGGCCACCAGCTGTTGTTTGATGCACTTCCTGCCGCCCATCACCAATTGCTGGGCCATGGTATGGCAGTGCGGGCCCTGCGTGACGCCGGAGTGAAAGGGCAGATTGGCATCTCCAATATGCACTCCCCCGTCCGCCCAGCGAGCAACAGCCTCTCGGACCGTTTGATGGCCCAGTCCTTCGATCTGCTCCTCAACCGCATTTATGCTGACGCCGTCCTGCTGGGTCAGTACCCCAGGCCACCTTTGCCCATGAAACCCTGGTTCCGGTCATTGGGGACCATCCGGGATGGTGACCTTGAGCTGATCAGTCAGCCGCTGGACTTCTATGGACTCAATTACTACTACCCGATCAAGGTTGCCGCAGGGCGAGGACCGGCGGAGATCCCCACAGGCACGGCCGTCGAAATGACGAAAGTGCCGTTCCACCTTGCCGCCTACCAGGAGTATGAAACAACCGGATTCGGCTGGCCAGTGGCGCCGGAGCATTTGGCAGTACTGCTCCGCGAGATGAAGGACCGCTACGGCGAGGCCCTTCCGCCGGTTTATATCACCGAAGGCGGGGCCAGTTTTCCGGAGCCTTCGCACGTTGATGGGCCCATACAGGACCATAACCGGATCAGCTACCTTGCGGAGCATCTTGGCCACGCGCTGACTGCTACAGGGCCCGGCGGCATCGCCGAGGACGTCCAACTCCGCGGTTACTACGTGTGGACACTCCTGGACAACTTCGAGTGGGCGGCTGGGTACTCGCAACGCTTTGGCTTGGTGCATGTGGACTTCGACACCTTGGAGCGCACACCCAAGGACTCGTTTTACTGGTACCGGGCGCTGGGCCGGGCACGCCACCGGGAACCCTAG